The Acidimicrobiales bacterium DNA window CGTGGTGGCATCTGTGTTCTACGGACTGACCGGTCCGGCCCGCGAGGTCGACCCTGAACCCCCGAGGCAAGCATGACCCCACCCCACAACGCGTCAGATCCGGTGCTCAACCAGTTGGCAGCACTGGATATCGAACACGAGGTGATGGCGTGCGATCCCGCCCTGGCCGACACGGCCGACTTCTGTGCCGCCTACAACATCGACCCCGCAGATTCAGCCAACGCCATCCTGGTGGCCGGCAAGGCCCGCGAAGGCGAGGAAAGGCCCTTCGCCCTCTGCCTGGTGCTGGCCACACACCGCCTCGACGTCAACGGCACCGTCCGCCGGCGGCTGGGCTCCCGTAAGGCCTCGTTCGCCGGAGCCGACGAGACGGCGACCCTGACTGGCATGCAGATCGGTGGCGTCACGCCGTTCGGGCTGCCCGACGGCTGCACCGTTCCTATCTGGATCGATGCCGATGTGATGGCCCGGAACCGGGTAGTGGTCGGTGGCGGCTCGCGCGACCGCAAGCTGCTGCTTCCTCCGGTCGGGCTGCTGGCCCTTCCGGGAGCCGAGGCGGTCAACGACCTGGCACGCCTCGTCCCTCCGCAGCCCTAGCCCGAGGTCTGATCACCGGTAGTCCGGATTAGCCCGACCGACCGGGTCGGAACGCAGTCTTAGGAACGCGTCAGGTGTCGGGCCAGTGCGTCACGGGCGCTGCCCGGAGGCGCCTCGTCGACCAGGTGGCGCACGGTGTCGCCCCGCCCGAGTGCTGCCAGCAGGTCGGCGGCCATGATGTCCACGATGCACAGACTGTCCAGCCGGGTGCCTTCGGTGAGCGGGTCCGCGATCAGACCGTCGATCGCCGGGCCGGCCGCCAACTCGGCCCGAACCAACTTGATCGCCGCGGCCTCTAACTCGTCGAGCGCGTCGAGGGCCCGCATGACCTGGGTCGCCTGACCTCTTGGGAGGAGGCCTTCAGATTCCAAATCATCGGTCGACACCCGTTGAGTGTGGATCGAACACACGCGCGATCGGTGGATGCCCGCTGATCTGCCCGGCGACCGGTACCGTCCGCCTTGTGGAACTTGCCGAAGTGCAGACGCTGGTGGAAGATCTTTACGGCGAGGTCGACCGGGCTCGGGGAATCCCGGCCTCCGTGGCCTGGCTCTGCGAGGAACTCGGCGAGCTGGCTCAGGCCACCCGTAAGGGCACGACCGAGCAGCAGCTCCACGAGTTGGGCGACGTGATGGCTTGGTTGGCCAGCTTGGCCAACCAATTGGGCTTGTCGCTGGACGAGGCGATGGCCCGCTATGTGACGGACCCTCCATAGACCGGCCCCGGCAATAGGCCGGAATCGGGTTCAGGCTCGTCGGCGGTGGAGTTCCTCGGCGATTTGGATGGTGTTCAACGCCGCACCCTTGCGAAGGTTGTCACTGGATAGGAAGAGTGCCAGACCATTGGTGCGGGTTTCGTCGGCCCGGATGCGACCCACGATGGTGGGATCCACTCCGGCCGCATCCAACGGTGTGGGCACGGCGGACAAGACGACGCCCGGAGCCCCAGTCAGCAGCTCGGTGGCCCGCTCCGGTGAAATGGGGCGATCGAACTCAGCGTGCACGGTCAACGAGTGCCCGGTGAAGACCGGCACCCGCACGCATGTCCCCGACACCGCGAGGTCCGGGATGCCCAGGATCTTTCGGCTCTCATTACGGAGCTTCTGCTCCTCGTCGGTCTCACCTCGTCCGTCTTCCACGAACGACCCGGCGTGGGCCAATACGTTGAACGCAATGGTCGAGGGGAATGACGACGGCTCGGGGAACGCCACCGCCCGACCGTCATGGGCCAAACCCGACGCGCCGTCGATCACCGCGCTGACCTGGGAGGCCAGTTCAGCGACACCGGCGAGACCGGCACCGGAGACCGCCTGGTAGGTGGCGATGGTCAGGGACCGCAGGCCCGCCTCGGCATGCAGCGGGGCCAACACCGGCATGGCGGCCATGGTCGTGCAGTTCGGGTTGGCGACAATCCCCTTGGGGATGTCGTCGAGTTCGTGGGCGTTGACCTCGGGAACCACGAGGGGCACGTCGGGGTCCATTCGCCAACCCGACGAGTTGTCGATCACCGTGGCGCCTGCCGCGGCCATCTGCGGCGAAAACTCCATCGACGCCGTCTTCCCGGCGCTCACCAGGGCTACGTCGATGCCCGACCAGTCGGCGGTCGCCGTGTCCTCTACAACGATCTCGCGATCGCTCCAGGCAATTGTGGAACCCGCCGATCGGGCTGAGGCGAAGAACCGGAGGGTTCCGACCGGAAAGGCGCGTTCGGCGAGCAGGGTGCGCATGACGCCCCCGACCTGACCGGTGGCGCCGACAATGGCGATGTCCATGGAAATAAGGCTATCCACCGTCCGTCTCGTGCCTGCCCGAGATTCGCAGGCCGAGGCCAGACGGATCCTCGTCTATTTGGAAACGGGTGCGAAAAGGTCTGGCATCGACTCCATGATCGGAAAGCCGCGGCCACAGGCCTGATCGACGAAGGCCCCCAGACGTTGGGCCGACAGATCCAGGTCCCCGGCTTCGACCATCTGGGAGTCGAGCACGTAGGTGAAGACCAGGGCCTGAAGGCGCGGCATGGTAACCGTCTCGGGGTTCAGGCGGTCCAGTTGGATTCCCAGATCGGCGTAGACCCGGTTCAACAGGCCCACGTCGGCTCGGAGCTCGGCGGGCACCCGGTTGTTGGTCCACGCCAGGAGGTTCCGGGTGGCCAGCAACAGGGCGTGTTGGCTGCGTGGATCCAAGAGGCCGTCGTCGGGCAGCACCCGCTCCACCTCGAGGATCAACTCGCCGGACTCGACGGCCAACTCAGCGCAGAAACCAGCGGCCGCCTCGGGAATCGGTCCGCCAGCCAACGAGGTGGTCGGGGCAACGCTGGTCGACGGCGCCATCGACGTCGAGGCAGGCACGGTGGTGCTCGGAGTCACCGTCATCGGGGGGGCCTCAGTGGTCGCGGGCGCCGACGTGGTAGCCGGGGTCTCTCCGATAGTCGTAGGGGGTGGGGCTGTCAGTGTCGACCCCCCACCACACGCCGATACCACCAGACTGGTTAGCGCGATCAAGACCGGCACCACAGTTCGTAAGACGGATCTGATCACCGCCGCGCCACCTTCCGACATCAGCCCCACATGCCGGTCAGGAACTCGAACAACATCGACGAGGAATCACCACAGGTAGCGATCGTCCAGTCACGAAGGCGTGCGGCTGCCGGGTCCACCTCGTCCATGTCTGCCTCAAGGTCCGCCGCGACACGGGCCATCATCCCCAGGAAGGCCGCCATCCGTGCCTCGTTCGCTGCGGAATCGGCCGCTAGGTCGTCCTCGGAAGCTTCAGCCAGGTCCCCGAGAGCCTCAGCCATGAGGGTCCCGATCCGGCCGGTGGTCTCCCGTACCAGTTTGGCGTCATCCCGCAGATCCGGAGGGACCTCGTCGACCAGCCAGGCAAAGACCTCGTCGGTCACCCGGAAGACGCCCACCAGTGCGAACGGATCCGGCTCGGCCCCCGGCTCTGGTTCCATTTCCATGAGGGTGGCCATCATCAGCCCGAGGTGTTCGGCCAGACCGGCACAAACCGCCGGGGCATCGGTCGATATGTCCAACATGGCCTCGGCCGAGCATCGAATCATGTTGGCCATCACCGGGGTGTCCAACAAAAGGTCCATGGCCTCGTCGTCGTCGAGGTTCACCACACCGGTCTCGAACCGCTCCTCCAGGTAGGGAACGAGGTCATCGGCCGTAACCCCCTTGAGCATGCACGCGGGTTCGATGGGCGGTGCATCGGGATCGGCGGCGAGCGACTGGCCGATGCCCAGGCCCACCACGGCGACCACTAGGTCACAGTCCCGAAGGGCGGCCACCGCTAGGGACGCTTGGTCGGGACGGGGACCATTTCGGGTTAGGGCCACTACCTCAGCCGGATCCACCTCGACCAGCAGACGGTCAGCCACGCACCCCAAGTCGGCCTCGGTGAGACCCTCGAGAATCGGTGCGGCAGCCGACACATCGGACACAAACCCGCTACGGGCGTCGTCCGATGAAACCGTGGTGGTCGACACCGACAGCATCGTGGTCGAGACCGCCTCGGTGGTCCCGGGGTCGGCATCGGCCGCGACCGTACCGCCGTGAGTGGCTCCCGAACCACAGGCCGAGATCACGAACAGCGCGCTAAACAGGAGACCGACTAGCGCCGATCGTGGATTGGTCCTCATGGGAACGCCCTCAAGATCGTGTGTGCACCAGGGAAGGTGATCGCCCATTAGGTGAAGGGAGGGATCGGAGAGACGGGACTTAGGCCTCAGCCAAGCCGAAGGCATCGTGGAGGGTCCTCACCGCATCCTCCACCCGCTCGCCATCGACCACACAGCTCACGCGGATGGCCGACGTCGAGATCATCTGAATGTTGACTTCGGCGGCTGCCAACGTCTCAAACATGGTGGCGGCCACGCCGGGGTTGGACCGCATACCGGCACCGACCACGCTTACTCGGGCGATCGAGTCATCCGACGTCACGCCGCCGGCCCCAACCTCGGTGGCCAGACGCTTCGTATGTTCCATGGCCCGTGCCAGATCGGCGTGGGGCACGGTGAACGAGATGTCGGTCACGCCCTGAGCGGACACGTTCTGCACAATCATGTCCACGTTCACCTCGAGGTCGGCCAGCGCACGGAACACCGTGGCTGCCACCCCGGGCTGATCGGGCACGCCGGCCAACGTCATCTTGGCCTCAGACGTGTCGTGGGTGACCGCCGAGACGATGGCCTGTTCCATTTCGGGTACCTCCTCGTCGACCCACGTCCCCTCCTGCCAGGTGAAGGCGGAACGGACGTGGAGGCGCACCCCGTGGGTGCGCGCGTATTCAACCGACCGCATGGCCGGCTTGGGACAACCTGTCGCCGTCATCTCCAACAACTCGTCAAAGGAGATGGCGGACATGCGTCGAGCCGTGGGCACGACCCGGGGATCGGTGGTGAACACCCCGGTCACGTCGGTGTAGAGCTCACAGGCATCAGCGCCTAGGGCGTGGGCGATGGCCACTGCCGTTGTGTCGGATCCGCCACGCCCCAGAAAGGTCACGTCATTGTCGGTCGACACGCCCTGCGACCCACCGAGCACCGGCACCCGGCCGGCATCCAGCGACGCACGGACACGATCGGGCCGGACATCGACGATCTTGGCGTTCTGATGGTTGGTGTCGGTCAGGAAGCCAGCCTGGCTGCCGGTGAACGACTCGGAGTCCACCCCGATGTGGTGCAGGGCCATGCATACGAGCGCCATGGCCTTGCGTTCACCGGCCGTGATGAGCATGTCCATCTCACGGCCCGGGTGGGTAACCGACACCTCGCCGGCCAGCCGCAGCAACTCGTCGGTCTCCTTGCCCATAGCCGAGACCACGAGGACCACCTGGTCGCCACGCCGCACGGTTCGGGCAACGTGATCGGCTACCTCGCGCATGCGATCCGCATCCGCGACCGAGGTGCCTCCGAACTTCTGGACGATGAGTGCCACGGGGCTCCACGCTACCGGCGCCCCATGCGCCGTCTGTTGCAGGTTCCTGGTGGGCACCGGTCCGATCGATCCGCTCCCGGTCTTCGTCGGTAGGGTGCCGATCCATGGTCCAGAAGTCCCGACGTCCCAGCTCTCGAGGTTCTGGGCAACAGCGCTCGACCACCGTCCGGGTGGTGGCCGGCGTGCTGGCCCTGATGATGGTGGGCAGCCTGGCCTTCGTCGTCGTGGGCACCGCCGGGTCAGGGGGCGATGACCCAGTGGCCCTGCCGGTTCCTGACGACTGCCCGGCAGACGACAAGTCCGACGCCCCGCGACTGGCGTTCACCAGTCGCCCCTCCTGGTGTCTGTCCCCCGGTGTCTCCTACACCGCGGTCTTCGACACCACCGAGGGTGAAATCCGGGTCGCCCTTGACAAGGCCCGCACCCCGGAGACGGTTAACAACTTCGTGGTCCTGACACGGTTCGGCTACTACGACGCCACGATGCTGTTCCGGTTCGACCCGTCGATCGACATCATCCAGGGCGGCGCACCGACCACCAATGACTGGTCCGACAGGGGCCCCGGCTACACCATCCCCGATGAAGGCGGCGCATACTACGCCACCACTTCGGGCCAACTCTTAGGCCCGTTCACCTATCAGGCCGGCGATCTGGTGATGGCCCGCTCGGCCGGCCCAGACAGCTCGGGCGCCCAGTTCTTCTTCGCCACCGGATCCCGGACTTCGCTGCTGGACGCCCAGGGCACCTACATCGTCTTCGGCCACGCCGATGAGGCCGGCACGGCAGTGCTACAAGCGATGATGGGCCTCTACGAGGTGGACGAGACCTCGCAGTACGGCGGTGGCCCGAGTCGGGACGTGGTCGTCCGCTCGGTCACCATCGAAGCCGACTGACCGGTCTGACCCCACCCGACACTACGAGGCCGGATCGTGCCGATGCCCGGGACGCGTCCGCCCGTCGAGCCGCCTGCCAGTACCTGGACGTTCCCCCGGGCCGATACGGCTGATGAGAAC harbors:
- a CDS encoding YbaK/EbsC family protein, which gives rise to MTPPHNASDPVLNQLAALDIEHEVMACDPALADTADFCAAYNIDPADSANAILVAGKAREGEERPFALCLVLATHRLDVNGTVRRRLGSRKASFAGADETATLTGMQIGGVTPFGLPDGCTVPIWIDADVMARNRVVVGGGSRDRKLLLPPVGLLALPGAEAVNDLARLVPPQP
- a CDS encoding MazG nucleotide pyrophosphohydrolase domain-containing protein — its product is MELAEVQTLVEDLYGEVDRARGIPASVAWLCEELGELAQATRKGTTEQQLHELGDVMAWLASLANQLGLSLDEAMARYVTDPP
- a CDS encoding aspartate-semialdehyde dehydrogenase; its protein translation is MDIAIVGATGQVGGVMRTLLAERAFPVGTLRFFASARSAGSTIAWSDREIVVEDTATADWSGIDVALVSAGKTASMEFSPQMAAAGATVIDNSSGWRMDPDVPLVVPEVNAHELDDIPKGIVANPNCTTMAAMPVLAPLHAEAGLRSLTIATYQAVSGAGLAGVAELASQVSAVIDGASGLAHDGRAVAFPEPSSFPSTIAFNVLAHAGSFVEDGRGETDEEQKLRNESRKILGIPDLAVSGTCVRVPVFTGHSLTVHAEFDRPISPERATELLTGAPGVVLSAVPTPLDAAGVDPTIVGRIRADETRTNGLALFLSSDNLRKGAALNTIQIAEELHRRRA
- a CDS encoding aspartate kinase; its protein translation is MALIVQKFGGTSVADADRMREVADHVARTVRRGDQVVLVVSAMGKETDELLRLAGEVSVTHPGREMDMLITAGERKAMALVCMALHHIGVDSESFTGSQAGFLTDTNHQNAKIVDVRPDRVRASLDAGRVPVLGGSQGVSTDNDVTFLGRGGSDTTAVAIAHALGADACELYTDVTGVFTTDPRVVPTARRMSAISFDELLEMTATGCPKPAMRSVEYARTHGVRLHVRSAFTWQEGTWVDEEVPEMEQAIVSAVTHDTSEAKMTLAGVPDQPGVAATVFRALADLEVNVDMIVQNVSAQGVTDISFTVPHADLARAMEHTKRLATEVGAGGVTSDDSIARVSVVGAGMRSNPGVAATMFETLAAAEVNIQMISTSAIRVSCVVDGERVEDAVRTLHDAFGLAEA
- a CDS encoding peptidylprolyl isomerase — protein: MVQKSRRPSSRGSGQQRSTTVRVVAGVLALMMVGSLAFVVVGTAGSGGDDPVALPVPDDCPADDKSDAPRLAFTSRPSWCLSPGVSYTAVFDTTEGEIRVALDKARTPETVNNFVVLTRFGYYDATMLFRFDPSIDIIQGGAPTTNDWSDRGPGYTIPDEGGAYYATTSGQLLGPFTYQAGDLVMARSAGPDSSGAQFFFATGSRTSLLDAQGTYIVFGHADEAGTAVLQAMMGLYEVDETSQYGGGPSRDVVVRSVTIEAD